A genomic window from Erwinia sp. SLM-02 includes:
- a CDS encoding 1,4-dihydroxy-2-naphthoate polyprenyltransferase, translating into MTDNSQLATPISHPQAWIESLRPRTLPLACASIITGSALAWWQGSFNLTTALLALLTTVLLQILSNLANDYGDAIKGSDTPARIGPLRGMQKGAITQQQMRMAMALAVALSMLSGIMLLIRSCKTLSDMLGFLLLGALAIVAAIAYTVGRKPYGYLGLGDVSVMIFFGWLGVIGSWYLQTHQLNLLPLMPATGCGLMATAVLNANNMRDIENDRLNGKFTLAVRLGPRRARHYHVLLLTGAIACFALFTLLNNPHPFGWLFLLAVPLLWQQMRYVLHESSAMAMRPLLVRTVKTALLINVLFAVGLLLS; encoded by the coding sequence ATGACCGACAACAGCCAGCTGGCTACCCCAATCAGTCACCCACAGGCATGGATTGAGAGTTTGCGTCCGCGCACCCTTCCACTGGCCTGTGCATCGATTATTACCGGCAGCGCGCTGGCATGGTGGCAGGGATCGTTCAATCTCACCACGGCGCTGCTGGCGCTGCTGACCACCGTTCTGCTGCAAATCCTCTCAAATCTGGCAAACGACTATGGCGACGCGATCAAAGGCAGCGACACGCCCGCACGCATTGGCCCGCTGCGCGGCATGCAGAAAGGCGCGATAACCCAGCAGCAGATGCGCATGGCGATGGCCCTTGCCGTGGCGCTATCCATGCTGAGCGGCATTATGCTGCTGATAAGATCCTGCAAAACGCTGAGTGATATGCTGGGCTTTTTGCTGCTGGGCGCACTGGCCATCGTTGCCGCCATCGCCTACACGGTGGGTCGAAAACCCTACGGCTACCTTGGCCTGGGCGATGTATCGGTGATGATCTTCTTCGGCTGGCTTGGCGTCATCGGCAGCTGGTATCTGCAGACTCACCAGCTGAACCTGCTACCGCTGATGCCGGCCACCGGCTGCGGCCTGATGGCAACCGCGGTGCTGAACGCCAACAACATGCGCGATATCGAAAACGATCGCCTGAACGGCAAATTCACCCTGGCGGTGCGCCTGGGGCCACGGCGCGCGCGCCATTATCATGTATTGCTGCTGACCGGCGCGATAGCCTGCTTCGCGCTGTTTACGCTGCTGAATAATCCGCACCCGTTTGGCTGGCTGTTCCTGCTGGCGGTGCCGCTGCTGTGGCAGCAGATGCGCTATGTGCTGCATGAATCCAGCGCGATGGCGATGCGCCCGCTGCTGGTGAGAACGGTCAAAACGGCACTGCTGATCAACGTGCTGTTTGCCGTTGGGCTGCTGCTCAGCTAA
- the hslU gene encoding HslU--HslV peptidase ATPase subunit, with amino-acid sequence MSEMTPREIVSELNRFIIGQDGAKRAVAIALRNRWRRMQLDEELRHEVTPKNILMIGPTGVGKTEIARRLAKLANAPFIKVEATKFTEVGYVGKEVDSIIRDLTDSAIKMVRSQAIEKNRYRAEEMAEDRILDVLIPPAKNNWGQSETPAEPSAARQSFRKKLREGQLDDKEIEIDLAAVSAGVEIMAPPGMEEMTSQLQSMFQNIGGQKQKPRKLKIKEAMKLLVEEEAAKLVNPEELKQDAIEAVEQHGIVFIDEIDKVCKRGESSGPDVSREGVQRDLLPLVEGCTVSTKHGMVKTDHILFIASGAFQVASPSDLIPELQGRLPIRVELQALTTHDFERILTEPSASITVQYKALMGTEGVDINFTEDGISKIAAAAWQVNETAENIGARRLHTVLERLMEEISYDASDLNGQSFTIDADYVSKHLDELVADEDLSRFIL; translated from the coding sequence ATGTCCGAAATGACCCCGCGCGAAATCGTCAGCGAACTGAACAGATTCATCATCGGCCAGGACGGCGCCAAGCGCGCCGTGGCGATTGCCCTGCGTAACCGCTGGCGTCGCATGCAGCTGGACGAAGAGCTGCGCCACGAAGTTACCCCAAAAAATATTCTGATGATTGGCCCAACCGGCGTCGGTAAAACCGAAATTGCCCGCCGCCTGGCAAAACTGGCGAATGCGCCATTCATCAAAGTTGAAGCGACCAAGTTCACCGAAGTGGGCTACGTAGGCAAAGAAGTGGATTCAATCATCCGCGATCTGACCGACTCGGCGATTAAAATGGTGCGCTCTCAGGCGATCGAAAAAAATCGCTACCGCGCCGAAGAAATGGCGGAAGACCGCATTCTTGACGTGCTGATCCCGCCGGCTAAGAACAACTGGGGCCAGTCAGAAACCCCTGCCGAACCGTCTGCCGCACGTCAGTCGTTCCGCAAGAAGCTGCGTGAAGGCCAGCTTGACGATAAAGAAATCGAAATCGATCTTGCCGCCGTCTCTGCCGGTGTGGAAATCATGGCCCCTCCGGGCATGGAAGAGATGACCAGCCAGCTGCAGTCGATGTTCCAGAATATCGGTGGGCAGAAGCAGAAGCCGCGCAAGCTGAAAATCAAAGAAGCGATGAAGCTGCTGGTGGAAGAAGAAGCCGCCAAGCTGGTTAACCCGGAAGAGCTGAAGCAGGATGCCATCGAAGCCGTAGAGCAGCACGGCATCGTGTTTATCGATGAGATCGATAAAGTCTGTAAGCGCGGTGAGTCATCCGGCCCTGACGTTTCTCGTGAAGGCGTACAGCGCGATCTGCTGCCGCTGGTGGAAGGCTGTACCGTTTCGACCAAGCACGGGATGGTGAAAACCGATCACATTCTGTTTATCGCTTCCGGTGCTTTCCAGGTCGCCAGCCCGTCAGACCTGATCCCGGAACTGCAGGGACGTCTGCCGATCCGCGTTGAGCTGCAGGCGTTAACCACACACGACTTCGAGCGGATCCTGACCGAGCCAAGCGCCTCAATCACCGTGCAGTATAAAGCGCTGATGGGCACGGAAGGTGTGGACATCAACTTTACCGAAGACGGTATCAGCAAAATCGCCGCTGCCGCCTGGCAGGTGAATGAAACCGCTGAAAACATTGGTGCACGCCGCCTGCATACCGTGCTGGAGCGTCTGATGGAGGAAATCTCCTATGACGCCAGCGATCTGAACGGTCAGTCCTTCACCATCGATGCCGACTATGTCAGCAAGCATCTGGATGAGCTGGTTGCAGACGAAGATCTCAGCCGCTTCATTCTGTAA
- the hslV gene encoding ATP-dependent protease subunit HslV, whose amino-acid sequence MTTIVSVRRNGQVVIGGDGQATLGNTVMKGNVKKVRRLYNDKVIAGFAGGTADAFTLFELFERKLEMHQGHLVKAAVELAKDWRTDRMLRKLEALLAVADENASLIITGNGDVIQPENDLIAIGSGGPYAQAAARALLENTDIGARDIVEKALGIAGDICIYTNHNLTIEELASKA is encoded by the coding sequence GTGACAACAATAGTAAGTGTACGACGCAACGGCCAGGTAGTAATTGGCGGCGATGGCCAGGCTACCCTCGGTAATACCGTAATGAAAGGCAACGTTAAAAAAGTGCGTCGTCTCTACAATGACAAAGTCATTGCCGGTTTTGCTGGCGGTACCGCAGATGCCTTTACCCTTTTCGAACTGTTTGAGCGCAAACTGGAAATGCACCAGGGCCACCTGGTCAAGGCTGCCGTTGAGCTGGCAAAAGACTGGCGTACGGACCGTATGCTGCGCAAGCTGGAAGCTCTGCTGGCGGTAGCCGATGAGAATGCTTCATTAATCATTACCGGCAACGGTGACGTGATCCAGCCAGAAAACGATTTGATTGCCATCGGTTCAGGTGGACCTTACGCGCAGGCAGCCGCCCGTGCATTGCTGGAAAACACGGACATCGGCGCGCGAGATATTGTTGAAAAAGCGCTGGGTATTGCAGGTGATATCTGCATCTATACCAACCACAACCTCACCATCGAAGAATTAGCGTCTAAAGCGTAA